Proteins encoded within one genomic window of Mycolicibacterium monacense:
- a CDS encoding sunset domain-containing protein, with translation MSGRRTLLHTALTRVTVGLAVAAAGLFFAPLATADPATEANDAITAAYDGSGGPTGPLGMREGGVYPVGDGFGQNFAAGKMFFTPATGAHWMQGAVLEKYESLGGPADSDLGFPTIDEGPGRVGPDSRNATFSAADKPVIFWTPATGARVVRGAINAAWDRLGGSAGVLGVPAEDEVYRGDVASQKFTGGQLSWNRKDKTFTTVPPELADQLKDLQVPEDATSAIAAARRAAGGALGPLGAKDGPQYKIGEDGVGQNYTGGKIFYTPQTGANVVTGQVLEKYESVGGPEGDLGFPTSSEADGGLGSNSRISTFAAKDEPVIFWTPDYGAVIVRGAMNAGWSKLDGAKGPLGAPMADQTENGDVVTQRFSEGVLSYDRSTGRFSTEPANLAARLAGLEVPGEDVPNAPAEPQSSAAEDDGEWLSWRWNWWWLLALIPVLLVVGLIVGAALWRRRRDDRDHHFRDDEDIFADAARYRPSDGGPSDDGEGADEHGRYLGGYGAPATTANPWDPRADSADEAVAADRPSAPDRPSAPDLFGGQDDPDSIDTAPTRIEAPISDEERAQSALEEPSLPAPTLGGSTAPEPADIEPADVGTADEKPADIEPADEEPTDEASSVPGAFVVAPFVDDAPSGRHAAIDIDEPTPGRTAIQLAVDASGVAPTGYPVKADTRTGLYWVPGSRGYDDAVAEIYFASEEFARTNGFVRGD, from the coding sequence ATGAGCGGGCGGCGAACCCTGCTGCACACGGCGCTGACGCGCGTGACGGTCGGTCTGGCGGTGGCGGCGGCGGGACTGTTCTTCGCACCTCTCGCGACGGCGGATCCGGCTACCGAGGCCAACGACGCGATCACTGCGGCCTACGACGGCAGCGGTGGTCCCACCGGTCCGCTCGGCATGCGCGAAGGCGGTGTCTACCCCGTCGGCGACGGATTCGGCCAGAACTTCGCGGCGGGCAAGATGTTCTTCACCCCGGCGACCGGTGCGCACTGGATGCAGGGCGCAGTCCTCGAGAAGTACGAATCCCTCGGCGGACCGGCCGACAGCGACCTGGGCTTTCCGACCATCGACGAGGGTCCCGGCCGGGTCGGGCCGGACAGCCGCAACGCCACCTTCTCGGCCGCGGACAAGCCGGTCATCTTCTGGACGCCGGCCACCGGTGCGCGCGTCGTGCGCGGTGCGATCAACGCCGCGTGGGACCGGCTCGGCGGGTCGGCCGGCGTGCTCGGTGTACCGGCCGAGGACGAGGTGTACCGCGGTGACGTGGCCTCCCAGAAGTTCACCGGCGGGCAGCTGTCGTGGAACCGCAAGGACAAGACGTTCACCACGGTTCCGCCCGAACTCGCCGACCAATTGAAGGACCTGCAGGTCCCGGAGGACGCGACGTCGGCCATCGCGGCCGCGCGGCGCGCTGCGGGCGGCGCCCTGGGACCGCTGGGCGCCAAGGACGGGCCGCAGTACAAGATCGGCGAGGACGGGGTCGGTCAGAACTACACCGGCGGCAAGATCTTCTACACCCCGCAGACCGGGGCGAACGTGGTGACCGGTCAGGTCCTCGAGAAGTACGAGAGCGTGGGCGGGCCGGAAGGCGATCTGGGCTTCCCGACCAGCAGCGAAGCCGACGGCGGGCTCGGGTCGAACAGCCGCATCAGCACGTTCGCCGCCAAGGACGAGCCGGTCATCTTCTGGACCCCCGACTACGGCGCCGTGATCGTGCGGGGCGCGATGAACGCGGGGTGGTCGAAGCTCGACGGCGCGAAGGGCCCGCTGGGCGCGCCCATGGCCGATCAGACCGAGAACGGCGACGTCGTCACCCAGCGGTTCAGCGAAGGGGTGCTGTCCTACGACCGGTCGACGGGCAGGTTCAGCACCGAGCCGGCGAATCTCGCCGCACGGCTCGCCGGATTGGAGGTGCCGGGCGAGGACGTGCCGAACGCACCGGCGGAGCCGCAGTCCTCGGCCGCCGAGGACGACGGTGAGTGGTTGAGCTGGCGGTGGAACTGGTGGTGGCTGCTCGCGCTCATCCCGGTGCTGCTCGTGGTCGGTCTGATCGTGGGGGCGGCGCTGTGGAGGCGCCGACGCGACGACCGGGACCACCACTTCCGCGACGACGAGGACATCTTCGCCGACGCCGCGCGATACCGGCCGTCCGACGGTGGCCCGTCGGACGACGGCGAGGGCGCCGACGAGCACGGGCGGTATCTCGGTGGCTACGGTGCGCCGGCGACAACGGCGAACCCGTGGGACCCCCGTGCCGACTCCGCGGACGAGGCCGTTGCGGCCGACCGGCCATCCGCGCCCGACCGGCCATCCGCGCCCGACCTCTTCGGAGGGCAGGACGATCCCGACTCGATCGACACCGCGCCGACGCGTATCGAGGCGCCGATCAGCGACGAGGAGCGTGCGCAGTCCGCGTTGGAGGAGCCCTCCCTGCCCGCGCCCACGCTCGGGGGGTCGACCGCGCCGGAGCCGGCGGACATCGAACCGGCCGACGTAGGAACGGCTGACGAAAAACCGGCGGACATAGAACCGGCTGACGAGGAACCCACGGACGAGGCATCGTCGGTGCCCGGGGCGTTCGTGGTGGCTCCCTTCGTCGACGATGCGCCGAGCGGCAGGCATGCGGCCATCGACATCGACGAGCCGACGCCCGGCCGCACCGCGATCCAGTTGGCCGTGGACGCTTCGGGTGTGGCGCCGACCGGTTACCCGGTGAAGGCGGATACCAGGACGGGCCTGTACTGGGTGCCGGGCAGCCGTGGCTACGACGACGCGGTCGCGGAGATCTACTTTGCCAGTGAGGAGTTCGCCCGCACCAACGGGTTCGTCCGCGGCGACTGA
- a CDS encoding molybdopterin-dependent oxidoreductase, whose translation MPARPTSLTHWGGFSAEVSSGDIAAVTPLPGDDDPSPLLGNLPGSVRHRSRIAGPAIRRGWLDDGPGPSRRRGADEFVAVSWEELTDLLATELRRVVDTHGNEAIYGGSYGWASAGRFHHAQSQVHRFLKMLGGYTYSRHSYSLGATGVIMPRVVGTHDDLFKRSTDWDVIAARTDLLVCFGGLAMKNTGTNHGGTTAHPARDALRRFRGRGGRIVSFSPLRDDVDGECEWYAPVPGTDVAIMLGLAYVLATERLADRGFLETHCVGYDRFERYLLGADDGVAKSPQWAAAICGLPADEITALARRMAAQRTIVTVSWSLQRVRHGEQAPWLGLTLAAMLGQIGLPGGGFGHGYGSMNEPGLPPLRCGLPRLPQGINPVSTFIPVAAVSDMLLHPGETFDYNGMRLTYPDIRCVYWAGGNPFHHHQNIPRLRRALARVDTVVVHDPYWTAMAKHADIVVPSTTAFEREDYSGSKNDPVLMAMPKLVEPYADSRDDYTTFAALADRLGFGEQFTEGRTARQWLAHLYEKWSAELDFAVPTFEQFWRDGSLRLPTERGLTLLGDFRADPVAHRLGTPSGRIEIFSEDIAGFGYADCAGHPTWFEPTEWLGGERAATYPLHLVANQPATRLHGQLDGGSTSQSAKVVGREAIRMHPDDAAARGVADGDVVRVFNDRGACLAGAVIDDRLRRSVVQLPTGAWFDPADPADYDAMCVHGNPNVLTDDVGTSSLARGSTGAHVLVQVEKFSGPIPPVRAHEPPVIRQR comes from the coding sequence ATGCCCGCCCGCCCGACCAGCCTCACCCATTGGGGCGGTTTCTCCGCCGAGGTTTCGTCCGGTGACATCGCGGCCGTCACACCTCTGCCCGGCGACGACGATCCCTCTCCCCTGCTGGGCAATCTGCCCGGTTCGGTGCGGCACCGTTCGCGCATCGCGGGTCCGGCCATCCGGCGCGGCTGGCTCGACGACGGGCCGGGCCCCAGCCGGCGACGCGGCGCGGACGAATTCGTCGCCGTGTCGTGGGAGGAGCTCACCGACCTTCTCGCGACCGAACTGCGCCGTGTGGTCGACACCCACGGCAACGAGGCCATCTACGGCGGTTCGTACGGATGGGCCAGCGCAGGCCGGTTCCACCACGCCCAGAGCCAGGTGCACCGCTTCCTGAAAATGCTTGGCGGATACACCTATTCGCGTCACTCCTACAGCCTCGGCGCGACGGGCGTGATCATGCCACGCGTCGTCGGCACCCACGACGATCTGTTCAAACGCTCCACCGACTGGGACGTCATCGCCGCGCGCACCGATCTGCTGGTGTGCTTCGGCGGGTTGGCGATGAAGAACACCGGCACCAATCACGGTGGAACGACGGCACATCCGGCCCGCGACGCACTGCGCCGGTTCCGCGGCCGCGGCGGCCGGATCGTGTCGTTCTCACCGCTGCGCGACGACGTCGACGGTGAGTGTGAATGGTACGCACCGGTGCCGGGCACCGATGTCGCGATCATGTTGGGCTTGGCCTATGTGCTGGCCACCGAACGACTGGCCGACCGCGGGTTCCTCGAGACTCACTGCGTCGGCTACGACCGTTTCGAGCGGTACCTGCTCGGCGCCGACGACGGTGTCGCGAAGAGCCCGCAGTGGGCGGCGGCGATCTGCGGTCTGCCCGCCGACGAGATCACCGCGCTGGCCCGGCGGATGGCGGCGCAGCGCACCATCGTCACCGTCAGCTGGTCGCTGCAGCGGGTCCGGCACGGTGAGCAAGCCCCGTGGTTGGGTTTGACGCTGGCCGCGATGCTGGGTCAGATCGGCCTTCCCGGAGGGGGTTTCGGGCACGGCTACGGATCGATGAACGAACCGGGGTTGCCGCCGTTGCGTTGTGGTCTGCCGCGGCTGCCGCAGGGCATCAACCCGGTGAGCACGTTCATCCCGGTCGCCGCGGTCAGCGATATGCTGCTGCACCCCGGTGAGACGTTCGACTACAACGGGATGCGGTTGACCTACCCCGACATCCGTTGCGTGTACTGGGCCGGCGGCAACCCGTTCCACCACCACCAGAACATCCCCCGGCTGCGGCGGGCGCTGGCCCGCGTGGACACCGTCGTCGTGCACGATCCGTACTGGACCGCGATGGCCAAACACGCCGACATCGTGGTGCCCTCCACCACGGCGTTCGAACGCGAGGACTACTCGGGTTCGAAGAACGATCCCGTGCTGATGGCGATGCCGAAACTGGTCGAACCGTATGCCGACAGCCGCGACGACTACACGACGTTCGCCGCGCTGGCCGATCGGCTCGGATTCGGCGAACAGTTCACCGAAGGGCGCACCGCCCGGCAGTGGCTCGCCCACCTCTACGAGAAGTGGTCGGCGGAGCTGGATTTCGCGGTGCCGACCTTCGAGCAGTTCTGGCGCGACGGCAGCCTCCGCCTGCCCACCGAACGGGGCCTGACGCTGCTGGGCGACTTCCGCGCCGACCCCGTCGCGCACCGGCTCGGCACCCCGAGTGGCCGCATCGAGATCTTCTCCGAGGACATCGCGGGTTTCGGCTATGCCGATTGCGCGGGACATCCCACCTGGTTCGAGCCCACCGAGTGGCTCGGCGGCGAACGTGCCGCGACGTATCCGCTACACCTCGTCGCCAACCAGCCGGCGACCCGGCTGCACGGCCAGCTCGACGGCGGTTCCACCAGTCAGTCCGCGAAAGTCGTTGGCCGCGAAGCCATCAGGATGCATCCCGATGACGCCGCCGCCCGCGGTGTGGCAGACGGCGACGTGGTGCGGGTGTTCAACGACCGCGGCGCCTGCCTCGCCGGTGCGGTGATCGATGACCGCCTGCGGCGCAGTGTCGTACAGCTGCCGACGGGCGCCTGGTTCGATCCGGCCGATCCGGCCGACTACGACGCGATGTGCGTGCACGGCAATCCCAACGTGCTGACCGACGACGTCGGCACCTCGTCGCTGGCTCGTGGCAGCACCGGGGCCCATGTGCTGGTGCAGGTCGAGAAATTCTCCGGCCCGATCCCGCCGGTGCGGGCGCACGAACCGCCGGTGATCCGGCAGCGCTGA
- a CDS encoding transposase: MPAAHPEEFRRRAVELARLREKPIAQIAKDLGISESCLRRWMDQADVDEGHKEGLSRDERAELVRLRREKRVLEMEVEILKRASANFARENILPK, encoded by the coding sequence ATGCCTGCTGCTCATCCCGAGGAGTTCCGCCGCCGTGCGGTGGAATTGGCCCGGTTGCGGGAGAAGCCGATCGCCCAGATCGCCAAGGACCTCGGTATCAGTGAGTCCTGTCTGCGTCGCTGGATGGACCAGGCCGATGTCGATGAGGGTCATAAGGAGGGCCTGAGCCGCGATGAGCGCGCCGAACTCGTCCGGCTACGCCGCGAGAAGCGGGTGTTAGAGATGGAAGTGGAAATCCTCAAGCGGGCCAGCGCCAACTTCGCCCGGGAAAACATCCTCCCAAAATAG
- a CDS encoding IS3 family transposase, whose translation MVCELAAQGFPVAVTCRILKISTSGFYEWRSRPASTRDRADAELANTIAAIHTDSRQTYGVRRIRAELRYGYGLAISHKRVWRCMTLVGVQGVHRRRWRRHKPSPASWPDLVNRQFRAEAPDRLWVTDITQHRSAEGWVYAAVVLDVYSRRVVGWSIADHLRTELVADALDMARLRRKPVGTVVHSDRGTQYTSWLFGHRLREAGLLGSMGKVASAFDNAMIESFFGSMQIELLDRRTWTARAELATAIFEYIEAFYNPVRRHSALDYRSPIDYERLHTTNTAA comes from the coding sequence CTGGTCTGTGAGCTGGCTGCGCAGGGTTTCCCTGTCGCGGTGACCTGCCGGATCCTGAAGATATCGACCTCAGGCTTTTACGAGTGGCGATCCCGGCCGGCCTCGACGCGCGACCGCGCGGATGCCGAGTTGGCCAACACGATCGCCGCGATCCATACCGATTCGCGCCAGACCTACGGGGTGCGCCGAATCCGTGCCGAACTACGCTACGGCTACGGCCTGGCAATCAGCCACAAGCGGGTGTGGCGATGCATGACACTGGTGGGTGTGCAGGGCGTGCACCGCAGACGGTGGCGCCGGCATAAGCCCTCGCCGGCATCGTGGCCGGACCTGGTGAACCGCCAGTTCCGGGCCGAGGCGCCCGATCGGTTGTGGGTCACCGACATCACCCAGCACCGCAGCGCCGAGGGCTGGGTCTACGCCGCGGTCGTCCTCGATGTCTACTCTCGCCGGGTGGTGGGCTGGTCGATCGCAGATCACCTGCGCACCGAACTGGTCGCCGACGCCCTCGACATGGCCCGGCTGCGCCGCAAACCCGTCGGCACGGTGGTCCATTCGGATCGCGGAACCCAATACACCAGTTGGCTTTTCGGCCACCGTCTGAGAGAGGCCGGATTGCTGGGCTCGATGGGTAAAGTGGCCTCAGCATTCGACAACGCCATGATCGAATCGTTCTTCGGATCGATGCAGATCGAGCTCCTTGACCGCCGAACCTGGACTGCTCGCGCCGAACTCGCAACAGCGATCTTCGAGTACATCGAAGCGTTCTACAACCCCGTGCGCCGCCACAGCGCCCTGGACTACCGCAGCCCCATCGACTACGAAAGACTTCACACCACCAACACGGCGGCGTGA
- a CDS encoding DEAD/DEAH box helicase, translating to MTTAQSFADLGVRGPLRRVLENRGIDSPFPIQAATLPDSLAGRDVLGRGKTGSGKTLAFSLPLVSRLADAKRRSSRPSGLVLAPTRELATQITAVLEPLAAAYDLKVATIFGGVSQNPQASALRAGVDIVVACPGRLEDLMRQRIISLDSVEITVLDEADHMADLGFLPGVTRILAATPAGGQRLLFSATLDNGVDKLVRRFLREPVTHSVDEVNAPPPAMTHHVFHVAGAHEKKALVHTLAAGTGRRILFMRTKHQARKLARQLTESGVPSVDLHGNLSQNARERNLAAFSAGDAKVLVATDIAARGVHVDEVELVVHVDPPVEHKAYLHRSGRTARAGSAGDVVTVVLPEERRDTAALLRRAGINVAPQQVGADSPSVAALVGEVAPYRAPVAKAVEQPRAASDRPRRRSTPQGHGERQGRPQGGGAGTRSRGPRRRPQAAR from the coding sequence ATGACAACTGCACAATCATTCGCCGACCTCGGTGTGCGCGGGCCGCTGCGCCGTGTCCTGGAGAACCGGGGCATCGACAGCCCGTTCCCGATCCAGGCCGCGACGCTGCCCGACAGCCTGGCCGGCCGTGACGTGCTCGGCCGCGGCAAGACCGGCAGCGGTAAGACGCTGGCCTTCTCGCTGCCGCTGGTGAGCCGGCTCGCCGACGCCAAACGGCGTTCGTCGCGCCCCTCCGGCCTGGTACTCGCACCGACGCGTGAGCTGGCCACCCAGATCACCGCCGTACTCGAACCCCTCGCCGCCGCATACGATTTGAAGGTCGCCACCATCTTCGGCGGCGTTTCGCAGAATCCGCAGGCCTCAGCGCTGCGGGCCGGTGTCGACATTGTCGTCGCCTGCCCCGGCCGCCTCGAGGACCTGATGCGCCAGCGGATCATCTCGCTCGACAGCGTCGAGATCACCGTGCTCGACGAGGCCGACCACATGGCCGACCTCGGCTTCCTGCCCGGTGTCACCCGGATCCTGGCCGCCACACCCGCGGGTGGTCAGCGGCTGCTGTTCTCGGCGACGCTGGACAACGGCGTCGACAAACTGGTGCGCCGCTTCCTGCGGGAGCCCGTCACCCACTCGGTCGACGAGGTCAACGCACCGCCGCCGGCGATGACCCACCACGTGTTCCACGTGGCCGGTGCGCACGAGAAGAAGGCGCTGGTGCACACGCTCGCCGCGGGCACCGGACGCCGAATCCTGTTCATGCGCACCAAACATCAGGCCCGCAAGCTGGCCCGACAGCTCACCGAGTCCGGGGTGCCCTCGGTCGACCTGCACGGCAACCTGTCCCAGAACGCCCGCGAGCGCAACCTCGCCGCGTTCTCGGCGGGAGACGCCAAGGTGCTCGTCGCCACCGACATCGCGGCGCGCGGTGTGCACGTCGACGAGGTCGAACTCGTGGTGCACGTCGACCCGCCGGTCGAGCACAAGGCCTATCTGCACCGCTCGGGCCGCACCGCGCGCGCCGGCAGTGCCGGTGACGTCGTCACCGTCGTGCTGCCCGAGGAGCGGCGGGACACCGCCGCGCTGCTGCGGCGCGCCGGCATCAACGTCGCCCCCCAACAGGTCGGTGCCGATTCACCGTCGGTGGCCGCACTGGTCGGCGAGGTCGCGCCGTACCGCGCGCCCGTCGCCAAGGCCGTCGAGCAGCCCCGCGCCGCCTCTGACCGTCCCCGTAGGCGCTCCACGCCGCAGGGCCACGGCGAGCGGCAGGGACGCCCGCAGGGTGGCGGCGCCGGTACGCGTTCGCGCGGTCCGCGCCGACGCCCACAGGCCGCCCGCTAG
- the hflX gene encoding GTPase HflX, with protein sequence MTFPEFPAHQTPSAGELALEDRSALRRVAGLSTELADISEVEYRQLRLERVVLVGVWTDGSAADAEASLAELAALAETAGSEVLEGVVQRRDKPDASTYIGSGKAAELREIVLATGADTVICDGELSPAQLTALEKIVKVKVIDRTALILDIFAQHATSREGKAQVSLAQMEYMLPRLRGWGESMSRQAGGRAGGAGGGVGTRGPGETKIETDRRRIRERMSKLRREIKDMKKIRDTQRSGRRRTEVPSVAIVGYTNAGKSSLLNALTGAGVLVENALFATLEPTTRRGEFDDGRPFVLTDTVGFVRHLPTQLVEAFRSTLEEVADADLLVHVVDGSDANPLAQISAVREVINEVIAEQNAKPAPELLVVNKIDAADGLSLAHLRRALPEAVFVSARTGQGLDRLSARMSELVESTDVTVDVTIPYDRGDLVARVHSEGRIDATEHTTDGTRVKARVPVALAAGLRDFATF encoded by the coding sequence ATGACGTTTCCCGAATTTCCCGCACACCAGACCCCCAGCGCCGGCGAACTGGCGCTCGAGGACCGCTCCGCGCTGCGCCGCGTCGCCGGGCTGTCCACCGAACTGGCCGACATCTCCGAGGTCGAATACCGCCAGCTGCGCCTCGAACGCGTGGTGCTGGTGGGCGTGTGGACCGACGGCAGCGCGGCCGACGCCGAAGCCAGCCTCGCCGAACTCGCCGCGCTCGCCGAGACCGCGGGTTCCGAGGTGCTCGAGGGGGTCGTCCAGCGGCGCGACAAACCCGACGCGTCGACCTACATCGGCTCGGGCAAGGCGGCCGAACTGCGCGAGATCGTGCTGGCGACCGGCGCCGACACGGTGATCTGCGACGGTGAGCTCAGCCCCGCTCAGCTCACGGCGCTGGAGAAGATCGTCAAGGTCAAGGTCATCGACCGCACCGCGCTGATCCTCGACATCTTCGCCCAGCACGCCACCAGCCGCGAAGGCAAGGCCCAGGTGTCCCTGGCGCAGATGGAGTACATGCTGCCCCGGCTGCGTGGCTGGGGTGAATCGATGTCACGGCAGGCGGGCGGGCGCGCCGGTGGCGCCGGTGGCGGTGTCGGCACCCGCGGTCCCGGTGAGACGAAGATCGAGACCGACCGTCGCCGCATCCGCGAGCGGATGTCCAAGCTGCGCCGCGAGATCAAGGACATGAAGAAGATCCGCGACACCCAGCGCAGTGGGCGTCGGCGCACCGAGGTGCCCTCGGTCGCCATCGTCGGCTACACCAACGCGGGTAAGTCCAGTCTGCTCAACGCTCTCACCGGCGCCGGCGTGCTGGTCGAGAACGCGCTCTTCGCCACCCTCGAACCCACAACGCGCCGAGGCGAATTCGACGACGGTCGGCCGTTCGTCCTGACCGACACCGTCGGTTTCGTGCGGCACCTGCCGACCCAGCTCGTCGAGGCGTTCCGCTCGACCCTCGAGGAGGTCGCCGACGCCGACCTGCTCGTCCACGTCGTCGACGGTTCGGATGCCAACCCGCTGGCCCAGATCAGCGCGGTCCGCGAGGTGATCAACGAGGTCATCGCCGAACAGAACGCCAAACCCGCGCCGGAACTGTTGGTGGTCAACAAAATCGACGCGGCCGACGGGCTCTCGCTGGCGCATCTGCGGCGCGCCCTGCCTGAGGCGGTGTTCGTCTCGGCGCGCACCGGACAGGGCCTGGACCGGCTCTCGGCCCGGATGTCGGAGCTGGTCGAGTCCACCGACGTCACCGTCGACGTCACGATTCCCTACGACCGGGGCGACCTTGTGGCCCGGGTGCACAGCGAGGGACGCATCGACGCCACCGAGCACACCACGGACGGCACGCGGGTCAAGGCACGGGTGCCGGTGGCGCTCGCTGCGGGCCTGCGGGACTTCGCAACATTCTGA
- the dapF gene encoding diaminopimelate epimerase, with translation MQFAKGHGTQNDFVLLPDLDARLALTPAVVSALCDRRRGLGADGVLRVTTAKAALSAGVFERLPEGVGAGDWYMDYRNADGSIAQMCGNGVRVFAHYLRAADLESRDEFVVGSLAGPRPVVLHGFDLAHRSRAEVTVEMGKVNLLGSGSAVVGGRRFTGLGIDVGNPHLACVDTTLTEAELAALDVAAPVDFDPAQFPDGVNVEVLTALRDGAVSMRVHERGVGETRSCGTGTVAAAVAALAQEGAAVGTLDVRIPGGVVTVSVTDTTSFLRGPSELVATGELAGEWWQSHQR, from the coding sequence GTGCAGTTCGCCAAAGGTCACGGGACGCAGAACGACTTCGTGCTGCTGCCCGATCTCGACGCCCGGCTGGCTCTGACGCCGGCCGTCGTCTCCGCGCTGTGCGACCGGCGCCGCGGGCTCGGCGCCGACGGCGTGCTGCGGGTCACCACCGCGAAGGCGGCACTGTCGGCCGGTGTGTTCGAGCGGCTCCCCGAGGGTGTCGGGGCCGGCGACTGGTACATGGACTACCGCAATGCGGACGGGTCGATCGCCCAGATGTGCGGTAACGGCGTGCGCGTGTTCGCCCACTACCTGCGCGCGGCGGACCTGGAGTCGCGCGACGAGTTCGTCGTGGGGTCGCTGGCCGGGCCGCGGCCCGTCGTCCTGCACGGCTTCGACCTGGCCCACCGGTCGCGGGCCGAGGTGACCGTCGAGATGGGCAAGGTCAACCTGCTCGGCAGCGGGTCGGCGGTGGTCGGCGGGCGCCGATTCACCGGGCTGGGAATCGACGTCGGCAATCCGCACCTGGCCTGCGTCGACACGACGCTGACCGAGGCTGAACTCGCGGCGCTCGACGTGGCCGCCCCGGTCGACTTCGACCCCGCCCAGTTCCCGGACGGGGTCAACGTCGAGGTGCTCACCGCGCTGCGCGATGGGGCGGTGTCGATGCGGGTACACGAACGGGGTGTGGGCGAAACGCGTTCGTGCGGTACCGGGACAGTCGCTGCCGCCGTCGCGGCGTTGGCCCAGGAGGGAGCCGCGGTGGGCACGCTCGACGTCCGCATCCCCGGTGGCGTGGTCACCGTCTCGGTCACCGACACCACGAGTTTCCTGCGCGGACCGTCGGAACTGGTCGCCACCGGCGAACTCGCCGGGGAATGGTGGCAATCTCATCAGCGTTAA
- the miaA gene encoding tRNA (adenosine(37)-N6)-dimethylallyltransferase MiaA: MRPLAIIGPTGTGKSALALDVAERLGGEIGVEIVNADAMQLYRGMDIGTAKLPAAQRRGVPHHQLDVLDVTETASVARYQSEAARDIETIAARGAVPIIVGGSMMYVQALLDDWAFPATDPAVRARWEQRLVEVGVATLHGELGKVDPDAAASILPTDGRRIVRALEVVELTGQPFAASAPTIGAPRWDTAIIGLDWETSVLDERLAARTDSMFAEGLVAEVAGLLRHGLREGVTASRALGYAQVLADLDAGGDGSAAREPTFVGTRRYVRRQRSWFRRDHRVCWLDGGSPDNVDRTLRAWRAVS; this comes from the coding sequence ATGAGGCCGCTGGCGATCATCGGGCCGACCGGAACCGGCAAATCGGCGCTGGCCCTCGACGTCGCCGAACGGCTCGGCGGCGAGATCGGCGTGGAGATCGTCAACGCCGACGCCATGCAGCTCTACCGCGGGATGGACATCGGCACCGCGAAGTTACCTGCCGCGCAGCGCCGCGGTGTCCCGCACCACCAACTCGACGTCCTCGACGTCACCGAGACCGCCTCGGTGGCGCGCTACCAGAGCGAGGCCGCCCGCGACATCGAGACCATCGCGGCCCGCGGCGCGGTCCCGATCATCGTCGGCGGGTCGATGATGTACGTCCAGGCCCTGCTCGACGACTGGGCGTTCCCCGCCACCGATCCCGCAGTCCGAGCCAGGTGGGAGCAGCGGCTCGTCGAGGTCGGGGTCGCGACGCTGCACGGTGAACTGGGCAAGGTCGACCCGGACGCAGCAGCATCGATCCTGCCCACCGACGGCCGCCGAATCGTGCGGGCGCTGGAGGTGGTGGAACTCACCGGGCAACCGTTCGCGGCGTCGGCGCCCACCATCGGCGCGCCGCGCTGGGATACGGCGATCATCGGGTTGGACTGGGAGACATCGGTTCTCGACGAACGGCTGGCGGCTCGCACCGATTCGATGTTCGCCGAAGGGCTGGTGGCAGAGGTGGCCGGCCTGCTGCGGCACGGCCTGCGTGAGGGCGTGACCGCGTCGCGGGCGCTCGGGTACGCCCAGGTCCTGGCCGACCTCGACGCCGGCGGCGACGGCTCGGCGGCGCGCGAGCCCACGTTCGTCGGCACCCGCCGTTACGTGCGCAGGCAGCGCTCGTGGTTCCGCCGCGACCACCGGGTGTGCTGGCTCGACGGTGGGTCACCGGACAACGTCGACCGCACCCTGCGCGCCTGGCGCGCCGTATCCTGA
- a CDS encoding class III extradiol ring-cleavage dioxygenase family protein, with protein sequence MLTAIALVPSAPVMVPELAGGAAGELADLRAAVARCVEGLPDRWIAIGVGAVDEVLTPPKVGTFAGYGVDVRVALSPDADAAPVELPLCALITAWARGEYAPRAAAEVRVFSGDLAADTAHTRGRELRALLDDADGPVGVLVVADGCHTLTPPAPGGYDPDSVAVQAQLDEALAAGDPAALSRLPDSVVGRVAYQVLAGLTGPASGAAEEFYRGAPYGVGYFAGRWTP encoded by the coding sequence GTGCTCACCGCGATCGCCCTCGTGCCGTCCGCGCCGGTGATGGTGCCCGAACTGGCCGGCGGCGCGGCCGGTGAGCTGGCCGACCTGCGCGCGGCGGTGGCGCGCTGTGTCGAAGGACTGCCCGACCGCTGGATCGCGATCGGCGTCGGGGCCGTCGACGAGGTGCTCACCCCGCCCAAGGTCGGGACGTTCGCCGGCTACGGCGTCGACGTGCGGGTGGCCCTCTCACCGGACGCCGACGCCGCACCCGTCGAGCTTCCCCTGTGCGCGCTCATCACGGCGTGGGCGCGCGGTGAATACGCCCCGCGGGCCGCCGCGGAGGTCCGCGTCTTCTCCGGCGACCTCGCTGCCGACACCGCACACACCAGGGGCCGGGAGCTGCGCGCCCTGCTCGACGACGCCGACGGCCCCGTCGGGGTGCTGGTCGTCGCCGACGGTTGCCACACCCTCACCCCGCCCGCCCCGGGCGGGTACGACCCCGACTCCGTCGCCGTCCAGGCGCAGCTCGACGAGGCACTGGCCGCGGGTGATCCCGCCGCGCTGAGCCGGCTGCCGGACTCGGTCGTCGGTCGGGTCGCGTATCAGGTGCTGGCGGGACTGACCGGACCCGCGTCCGGTGCCGCCGAGGAGTTCTACCGCGGGGCGCCGTACGGGGTCGGCTACTTCGCCGGTCGCTGGACGCCATGA